The following are from one region of the Rattus rattus isolate New Zealand chromosome 13, Rrattus_CSIRO_v1, whole genome shotgun sequence genome:
- the Slc18a3 gene encoding vesicular acetylcholine transporter, whose product MEPTAPTGQARAAATKLSEAVGAALQEPQRQRRLVLVIVCVALLLDNMLYMVIVPIVPDYIAHMRGGSEGPTLVSEVWEPTLPPPTLANASAYLANTSASPTAAGSARSILRPRYPTESEDVKIGVLFASKAILQLLVNPLSGPFIDRMSYDVPLLIGLGVMFASTVMFAFAEDYATLFAARSLQGLGSAFADTSGIAMIADKYPEEPERSRALGVALAFISFGSLVAPPFGGILYEFAGKRVPFLVLAAVSLFDALLLLAVAKPFSAAARARANLPVGTPIHRLMLDPYIAVVAGALTTCNIPLAFLEPTIATWMKHTMAASEWEMGMVWLPAFVPHVLGVYLTVRLAARYPHLQWLYGALGLAVIGVSSCVVPACRSFAPLVVSLCGLCFGIALVDTALLPTLAFLVDVRHVSVYGSVYAIADISYSVAYALGPIVAGHIVHSLGFEQLSLGMGLANLLYAPVLLLLRNVGLLTRSRSERDVLLDEPPQGLYDAVRLREVQGKDGGEPCSPPGPFDGCEDDYNYYSRS is encoded by the coding sequence ATGGAACCCACCGCGCCAACCGGTCAGGCCCGGGCGGCGGCCACCAAACTGTCGGAAGCGGTGGGAGCCGCGCTACAAGAGCCCCAGAGGCAGCGGCGCCTGGTGCTGGTCATCGTGTGCGTTGCACTGTTACTGGACAACATGTTGTACATGGTCATCGTGCCCATTGTTCCCGACTATATCGCCCACATGCGCGGGGGCAGCGAGGGCCCGACCCTGGTCTCTGAGGTGTGGGAACCCACTCTGCCGCCGCCCACTCTGGCTAATGCCAGTGCCTACTTGGCCAACACCTCGGCGTCCCCGACGGCTGCCGGGTCGGCTCGGTCAATCCTGCGACCTCGCTACCCCACAGAAAGCGAAGATGTGAAGATAGGTGTGCTGTTTGCCTCCAAGGCTATCCTGCAGCTTCTGGTGAACCCCTTAAGCGGGCCTTTCATTGATCGCATGAGCTACGACGTGCCACTGCTTATAGGCCTGGGCGTCATGTTCGCCTCCACAGTCATGTTTGCCTTTGCAGAAGACTATGCCACGCTCTTCGCTGCGCGCAGTCTACAAGGCCTGGGCTCGGCCTTCGCGGACACGTCTGGCATTGCCATGATCGCCGACAAGTATCCCGAGGAGCCTGAGCGCAGTCGTGCCCTGGGCGTGGCGCTAGCCTTTATTAGCTTTGGAAGCCTAGTGGCGCCACCGTTTGGGGGCATCCTCTACGAGTTCGCGGGCAAGCGTGTACCCTTTCTAGTGCTCGCCGCTGTGTCCCTTTTCGACGCGCTCCTGCTCCTGGCGGTGGCTAAGCCCTTCTCGGCTGCGGCTCGGGCGCGAGCCAACCTACCCGTGGGCACACCTATCCATCGCCTCATGCTAGACCCTTACATCGCTGTGGTAGCCGGCGCGCTCACCACTTGTAACATTCCCCTTGCGTTCCTCGAGCCCACCATAGCCACGTGGATGAAGCACACAATGGCCGCATCCGAGTGGGAGATGGGCATGGTTTGGCTGCCGGCTTTCGTGCCACACGTGTTAGGCGTCTACCTCACCGTGCGCCTGGCGGCGCGTTATCCACACCTGCAGTGGCTGTACGGAGCTCTCGGGCTAGCGGTAATTGGAGTGAGCTCTTGCGTCGTACCTGCCTGTCGCTCCTTCGCGCCGTTAGTGGTCTCGCTCTGCGGACTCTGCTTCGGCATCGCGTTAGTGGACACAGCGCTCCTACCCACGCTCGCCTTTCTGGTGGACGTGCGCCACGTATCCGTCTATGGCAGTGTCTATGCCATAGCTGACATCTCCTATTCTGTGGCCTACGCGCTCGGGCCCATAGTGGCAGGCCACATCGTTCACTCGCTTGGCTTTGAGCAGCTCAGCCTGGGCATGGGCCTGGCCAACCTGCTCTACGCACCAGTCCTTCTTCTTTTGCGTAATGTAGGCCTCCTTACACGCTCGCGTTCCGAGCGCGATGTGTTGCTTGATGAACCGCCGCAGGGTCTGTACGACGCGGTGCGCCTGCGTGAGGTGCAGGGCAAGGATGGCGGCGAACCTTGTAGCCCGCCTGGCCCTTTTGACGGGTGCGAGGACGACTACAACTATTACTCCCGTAGCTAG